From Streptomyces sp. NBC_01754, a single genomic window includes:
- a CDS encoding DUF5719 family protein, with protein MKSTPLSLIAGTVALAAVTGFAALTAPGDAGASEAKAPARLPVERSSLLCPSPSDSGLAETTYTSFTPAGKSDGKTGTAELKPAVSASEDDEDAKDAKKKDKKDKKGGKEEKAVVALKDAGKPVTSETSDSDAPALVGTATGRLAPGWVAQQTTVSSAGDARGLLGVSCSAPDTDFWFPGASSAKKRRDYIHLTNPDDAAAVADIELYGPEGPLASDVGDGITVPGRSSVPLLLSTLTTEAADDVTVHVTTRAGRVGAAIKTAEDGVGSDWLAASADPAGTLVMPGIPADATSVRLVAFAPGEADANVKVQLMGENATVSPAGNDTLHIKSRMTASVDLKDVTRGEPGSIRLSPGGSGAVPVVAALRVVRGSGAKQEVAYIPATEPAGQRASLADNRAKGSVLSLTAPGAAAKVKVTVSAGSEGGEQAVKTYTVKSGTTLEVTPEVPKGLKGSYALTVETESGGPVHAARTLTVTESGIKMFTVQTMPDDGGTVEVPAVTQDLSVLDH; from the coding sequence GTGAAGTCCACCCCTCTGTCCCTGATCGCGGGCACCGTCGCCCTCGCCGCCGTCACCGGCTTCGCCGCGCTCACCGCGCCCGGTGACGCGGGTGCGTCGGAGGCGAAGGCTCCGGCCCGCCTCCCGGTCGAGCGCTCCAGCCTGCTCTGTCCCTCGCCCAGCGACTCGGGCCTGGCGGAGACGACGTACACCTCCTTCACCCCGGCCGGGAAGAGCGACGGGAAGACCGGCACCGCCGAGCTGAAGCCGGCCGTGTCCGCCTCGGAGGACGACGAGGACGCGAAGGACGCCAAGAAGAAGGACAAGAAGGACAAGAAGGGTGGGAAGGAGGAGAAGGCGGTCGTCGCCCTCAAGGACGCCGGGAAGCCGGTCACCTCCGAGACCTCCGACTCCGACGCCCCCGCGCTGGTCGGTACCGCCACCGGGCGCCTGGCCCCGGGCTGGGTCGCGCAGCAGACCACCGTGAGCTCGGCGGGCGACGCCCGCGGCCTGCTCGGCGTCAGCTGTAGCGCCCCGGACACCGACTTCTGGTTCCCGGGTGCGAGCTCGGCCAAGAAGCGGCGGGACTACATCCACCTCACCAACCCGGACGACGCCGCCGCCGTCGCGGACATCGAACTGTACGGTCCGGAGGGCCCGCTCGCCTCCGACGTCGGTGACGGCATCACCGTTCCGGGCCGGTCCAGCGTCCCGTTGCTGCTCTCCACCCTGACCACCGAGGCCGCCGACGACGTCACCGTCCACGTCACGACCCGTGCGGGCCGGGTGGGTGCCGCGATCAAGACGGCCGAGGACGGGGTGGGCAGCGACTGGCTGGCGGCCTCCGCCGACCCCGCGGGGACCCTGGTCATGCCGGGCATCCCGGCCGACGCCACCTCCGTGCGGCTGGTGGCCTTCGCACCGGGGGAGGCCGACGCGAACGTGAAGGTGCAGCTGATGGGGGAGAACGCGACGGTCTCACCGGCCGGCAACGACACCCTGCACATCAAGTCGCGGATGACCGCGAGCGTGGACCTGAAGGACGTCACCCGCGGCGAACCCGGATCGATCCGGCTCAGCCCGGGGGGAAGCGGCGCGGTACCGGTCGTCGCCGCGCTGCGCGTGGTGCGCGGCAGCGGCGCCAAGCAGGAGGTGGCGTACATCCCGGCGACGGAACCGGCCGGTCAGCGGGCGAGTCTCGCCGACAACCGGGCGAAGGGGTCGGTCCTGTCCCTCACCGCCCCCGGCGCGGCCGCCAAGGTCAAGGTGACCGTGTCCGCCGGCAGCGAGGGCGGCGAACAGGCCGTCAAGACGTACACGGTCAAGAGCGGGACGACGCTGGAAGTCACTCCGGAGGTGCCGAAGGGGCTCAAGGGCTCCTACGCGCTGACGGTGGAGACCGAGTCGGGCGGGCCGGTGCACGCGGCCCGCACCCTGACGGTCACCGAGAGCGGCATCAAGATGTTCACCGTCCAGACGATGCCGGACGACGGCGGCACGGTCGAGGTGCCCGCGGTGACCCAGGACCTCTCGGTACTGGACCACTGA